Proteins encoded together in one Miscanthus floridulus cultivar M001 chromosome 16, ASM1932011v1, whole genome shotgun sequence window:
- the LOC136511114 gene encoding uncharacterized protein — protein sequence MKVEDQLALILTKLDAQSKGISENNHCLHEVHESVAKLTAAKAEFERWRPKVDGQVADLRDCVDNLRQQLDELKSTSTPATPHHAHAGSASLKVPGSAHLVPSSSKVASRPLGHGDETHHRSDGSGVIYTLDPPPANDGLKPEIRAALLLHKPKDLDTASSLAILQEEILAGPVIRDFKKLNSYVSPKAAVRATTPSGTVLAQSLIAKPPNSEPITKPDDKLSALMTYRKARGLCFKCGGKWGPQHKCPATVPLNVIEEVVKGTCAAHTLKIHAYIHQKSAIILVDSSSSHNFISEHMAADLHPWTPLKHSMSVKCYDAILGMEWLETFSPMQIQWKEKWLSFNHQNSTIRLHEVQDAVANINEITLNQLLAMEKQYLVWGIVELYSVEQPAEPVAQALHPEIQELVTQFADLFDEPSGTPLNRTLTHYIPLVPGVQPFRLKPYRYTLSQKDEIEKQVAHLLKSNMIQESTSPFASPALLVKKKSGEWRLCVDYRRLNAYTVKNKFPMPIVEELFEELYGAAWFTTLDLSYKKGTTNSAADALSRAPHPAADLNAITVAQPLWIQNLQLSYDSNAVAQKMLSSLALQNPSGNFSLHQGIIKYKGVIWLGHSPEFQTKAKIERVPYPGLLQPLPVPSQAWIVVTMDFIEGLPISSGYNYILVVVDKFSKYSHFVKLKHPFSAITVAQQYMEHIYKLHVLYGHQPNHFGIDPDQDCVIPNLDQWLQQRKYVNSILQQQLLRAQQRMKHQADKNRSEREFQVGDRVWLKLQPYAQGSIASRVSPKLSFRYFGPYEVESKIGVVAYKLKLPPGSSVHNVFHVSLLKPVKDSTFGLGSPGHYKKQPYLLLIKWVESPAEMATWEDEDDLL from the exons ATGAAGGTTGAAGATCAGCTCGCGTTGATTCTCACCAAGCTTGATGCGCAATCGAAGGGGATTTCCGAGAACAACCATTGCCTTCACGAGGTTCACGAGTCGGTGGCCAAGCTTACCGCCGCGAAGGCCGAGTTCGAGCGCTGGCGGCCCAAGGTCGATGGCCAGGTTGCGGATCTGCGCGACTGCGTCGACAACCTTCGCCAGCAACTCGACGAGCTCAAGTCTACTTCGACTCCGGCCACTCCTCATCACGCTCACGCTGGATCCGCTTCCCTCAAGGTGCCGGGGTCCGCTCATCTGGTCCCGTCCTCTTCGAAGGTGGCATCTAGGCCACTTGGCCACGGCGATGAAACCCACCACCGGAGCGATGGTTCAGGGGTCATCTACACCCTCGATCCACCTCCGGCCAATG ATGGTCTGAAACCTGAAATTAGAGCAGCTCTTTTATTACACAAACCAAAAGACCTTGATACTGCGAGCTCTCTTGCCATTTTACAGGAAGAAATACTGGCTGGACCTGTCATCCGAGATTTCAAAAAACTGAACAGTTATGTCTCTCCCAAAGCTGCAGTCAGGGCCACAACACCTTCTGGGACAGTTCTAGCTCAGTCCTTGATTGCTAAACCACCAAATTCCGAACCAATTACCAAGCCTGATGACAAACTATCTGCACTGATGACTTACAGGAAAGCTAGAGGACTCTGTTTCAAGTGTGGTGGCAAATGGGGACCACAACACAAGTGTCCAGCTACTGTTCCATTAAACGTCATAGAAGAA GTTGTTAAAGGCACCTGTGCAGCCCACACACTTAAGATTCATGCTTACATTCATCAGAAATCTGCTATTATTCTTGTGGACTCTAGTAGCTCTCACAACTTCATTAGTGAGCACATGGCCGCTGATTTGCATCCCTGGACTCCCTTAAAACACTCTATGTCAGTCAAG TGCTATGATGCTATATTAGGCATGGAGTGGCTTGAAACTTTTAGTCCTATGCAAATTCAGTGGAAGGAGAAGTGGCTTAGTTTTAACCACCAAAATTCTACTATTCGGCTACATGAGGTTCAAGATGCTGTGGCTAATATTAATGAGATAACTTTGAATCAGCTCTtagcaatggagaaacaataTTTAGTTTGGGGTATTGTGGAGCTATATTCTGTTGAACAGCCTGCTGAACCAGTTGCACAGGCATTACATCCTGAAATTCAGGAGTTAGTTACTCAGTTTGCTGACTTATTTGATGAGCCTTCTGGTACTCCTCTCAACAGAACTCTCACACATTACATTCCTTTGGTTCCTGGCGTTCAACCCTTCAGGCTTAAGCCATACAGATACACTCTATCTCAGAAGGACGAGATTGAAAAGCAAGTGGCTCATTTGCTGAAATCCAACATGATACAAGAAAGTACCAGTCCATTTGCCTCTCCTGCCCTTTTGGTCAAAAAGAAATCTGGTGAATGGCGACTCTGTGTCGACTATAGAAGGCTCAATGCTTATACAGTCAAAAATAAATTTCCTATGCCCATCGTTGAAGAACTTTTTGAGGAGCTTTATGGAGCTGCATGGTTCACCACATTAGACTTAAG TTACAAGAAGGGCACCACCAATTCTGCCGCCGACGCCTTGTCACGAGCTCCACATCCTGCTGCTGATCTCAATGCTATTACTGTAGCTCAACCTCTGTGGATTCAAAACTTACAGCTCAGTTATGACTCAAATGCAGTTGCACAAAAGATGTTAAGCTCACTAGCTTTACAGAACCCCTCGGGCAACTTCAGTCTGCATCAGGGTATCATCAAATACAAAGGGGTTATCTGGTTGGGGCACTCTCCTGAGTTTCAGACTAAG GCAAAAATTGAACGTGTTCCTTATCCAGGGTTGCTTCAACCTTTGCCTGTGCCATCGCAGGCATGGATTGTGGTCACCATGGACTTTATTGAAGGTCTCCCAATTTCATCAGGCTATAATTATATCTTAGTGGTGGTTGACAAGTTCTCGAAGTATTCTCACTTTGTGAAGCTGAAACATCCTTTTTCTGCAATCACTGTGGCTCAACAGTACATGGAACATATTTACAAGCTACATG TGTTGTATGGTCATCAACCCAACCACTTCGGCATTGACCCGGATCAAGACTGTGTCATTCCTAATCTTGACCAGTGGCTTCAACAGAGGAAATATGTTAACTCCATCCTTCAGCAACAACTGTTGCGTGCCCAGCAACGGATGAAGCACCAAGCTGATAAAAACCGCAGTGAACGTGAGTTTCAGGTGGGTGACCGTGTCTGGCTCAAGCTTCAACCATATGCTCAAGGATCAATTGCCTCTCGGGTTAGCCCCAAACTTTCTTTCAGATACTTCGGGCCATATGAAGTGGAATCTAAAATTGGTGTTGTTGCCTACAAGCTGAAACTCCCTCCAGGCTCTTCAGTgcataatgtcttccatgtttcacTCCTGAAGCCTGTCAAAG ACTCCACATTTGGTCTTGGATCGCCGGGCCATTACAAGAAACAACCGTATCTATTGTTGATCAAGTGGGTGGAGTCACCAGCTGAGATGGCCACCTGGGAAGATGAAGACGATTTGCTCTAG